TGCGCGAGGAGCTCGGCGACGTGCTGCTGCAGGTCGTCTTCCACGCCCGCGTGGCCGCCGAGGCCGGGCCGGACCGCCGGTTCACCGTGGACGACGTCGCCGGCGACCTGGTCGACAAGCTGGTCCGGCGGCACCCGCACGTCTTCGGCGACGCCGGGCCGCGCGACGTGGCCCAGGTGGAGGCCGGCTGGGAGCAGATCAAGAAGGCCGAGAAGCAGCGCCGCTCGCCGACCGAGGGGGTGTCCCGGTCGCAGCCCGCCGCGTCGTGGGGCGCGGCGCTGGTCCGCCGGGCCGCGCGGTCGGGGCTGCCCACCCCCGAGCCGGCGGAGCTCGCCTCGGCCGCCCCCGAGGAGCTGGGGGAGCGGCTGCTCGCCGTCGTCGCCGCCGCGGAGCAGCGGGGGTGGGACGCCGAGGACGCGCTGCGCGAGGCGGTGCGCCGCTACGCCGGCGAGCTGGACGCCGCGGCGGAAGCCCGCGCGGCCGGCTGAGCCGGACCGGGTGGGCTGGCTAGGCTGCCCCCGTGCCCAGCATCGACGCCGTAGGCGCGCGGGAGATCCTCGACTCGCGCGGGAACCCCACCGTGGAGGTCGAGGTCGCCCTCGACGACGGGACGATCACCCGGGCCGCCGTGCCCAGCGGCGCCTCCACCGGTGCCTTCGAGGCGGTGGAGCTGCGCGACGGCGGTGAGCGCTACGGAGGCAAGGGGGTGACCCGGGCCGTCGACGGCGTCCTGGACGTCATCGGCCCCGAGCTGGTCGGCTTCGACGCCAGCGAGCAGCGCCTGGTCGACCAGCGGCTGCTGGACCTCGACGGGACGCCGGACAAGTCCCGCCTGGGCGCCAACGCGATCCTCGGGGTGAGCCTGGCGGTGGCCAAGGCCGCCGCGGAGTCCGCGGGGCTGCCGCTGTTCCGCTACGTCGGCGGGCCGGCGAGCCACCTGCTGCCGGTGCCGATGATGAACATCCTCAACGGGGGCGCCCACGCCGACAGCAACGTCGACGTGCAGGAGTTCATGATCGCCCCGATCGGCGCGCCGACCTATGCCGAGGCGCTGGCCATGGGCACCGAGACCTACCACGCGCTCAAGTCGGTGCTCAAGGGCCGCGGGCTGTCCACCGGCCTGGGCGACGAGGGCGGCTTCGCCCCGGACCTGCCGAGCAACCGCGACGCGCTGGACCTCATCGCCGAGGCCGTGGAGAAGGCCGGCTACGCCCTCGGCACGGACATCGCCTTCGCCCTCGACGTGGCGGCCACCGAGTTCCACTCCGACGGCGGCTACGACTTCGAGGGGCAGAGCCGCTCGGCGGACTACCTCGTCGACTACTACCGCGGCCTGGTCGACGCCTACCCGGTCGTGTCCATCGAGGACCCGCTGTCGGAGGAGGACTGGGACGGCTGGGTCGCCATGACCGCCGCACTCGGCGACCGGGTGCAGATCGTCGGCGACGACCTGTTCGTCACCAACCCGGTCCGGCTGGCCGACGGCATCGCCCGCGGGGCGGCCAACGCGCTGCTGGTCAAGGTCAACCAGATCGGCACGCTCACCGAGACGCTGGACGCGGTCAACCTGGCGCACCGCTCCGGCTACCGCGCCATGATGAGCCACCGCTCCGGCGAGACCGAGGACACCACCATCGCCGACCTGGCCGTGGCCACCGACTGCGGGCAGATCAAGACCGGCGCGCCGGCCCGCAGCGAGCGGGTGGCCAAGTACAACCAGCTGCTGCGCATCGAGGAGGAGCTGGACGACGCCGCCCGGTACGCCGGTGCGGCCGCCTTCCCGCGGCTGGGCACTGCGGCAACGGACAGCGTGGCGACGGACAGCGCGGCCGGCGAGTGACCGGCCGCGCCCGCCGATGAGCGCGGCGCGCGGCCGCCGCGGCGGGTCGGGCGCGGCACCCTCGGGCCGGCGGCGATCGACCGGCCGACCGTTGTCGCACGCCGCGTCGCGGCCGGTGCCGGCCGGGACGCGGTCGGGCGCCGGCATCCGTCCCGAGCCGCGGCGCGCCGTCCGCCGTCCCCCGCGACCGTCGGCCCCCGGCGGGGCCCCGCGCCGGCCGCTGGTCACCGGCCGGGCGGTGCTGCTCGCCGGGCTGGTCCTCGTCCTGCTGCTGACGCTGGCCGGCCCGGTCCGCCAGTTCCTGGCCGGTCGCGCGGAGCTGACCCGGCTGGCCGCCGAGGGCACCGCGCTCGACCAGCGGGTCGAGCAGCTGCAGCAGCAGCTGGAGCGGCAGGCCGACCCGGCCTACACCGCCCGGCAGGCCCGCGAGCGGCTGGCCTACGTGCTGCCCGGCGACCGGCTGGTGGTCGTCGTCGACGGCGAGGCGGTCGAGGGCGACGCCGGCACCGTGCCGGAGCCGGTGGTCGGCGAGCTGCCCTGGTACGAGGCGCTGCTGCAGTCGGTGGCGGTGGCCGACGGATGAAGGACCCCGCTGCCCCCCAGCCCTCGCACGCTCGGCCCGGGCCCCTGCAGCGGGGCCGTTCCAGTCCCTCGCCAGGGGCCGTTCCAGCACCTCACCAAGCTCGGGACGAGCCCCTGCAGCAGGGCCGTTCCAGTCCCTCGCCAGGGTCCGTGAGCTCCGAGGTGAGCCCCGCCGACCGCGAGGTCGTCGCCCGCCAGCTCGGCCGGCCGCCGCGGGCGCTGCGCGCGGTCGCGCACCGCTGCCCCTGCGGCCAGCCCGACGTCGTGCAGACCTCCCCGCGGCTGGAGGACGGCACGCCGTTCCCCACGACCTGGTACCTGACCTGCCCGCGCGCCAGCGCCGCGGCCAGCCGGCTGGAGTCGGCCGGCCGGATGCGCGAGTGGCAGGCCGAGCTCGGCACCGACCCGGAGCTGGCCGCCGGGTACCGCGCCGCCCACGAGGCATACCTGGCCGAGCGGGACGCCCTCGGCGTGCTGCCCAACCGCACCACCGCCGGCGGGATGCCCGACCGGGTCAAGTGCCTGCACGCGCTGGCCGCGCACGCCCTGGCCGCCGGCCCGGGCGTCAACCCGCTCGGCGACCGCGCGGTGGCCGGGATGGGGGAGTGGTGGGCGAGCGGCCCCTGCGCGCTCCCGGAGGAGGGCCGGTGACCCGCGTCGCCGCCATCGACTGCGGCACCAACTCGATCCGCCTGCTGGTCGCCGACGTCCCGCCGGAGGGGCCGCACACCGACCTGCTGCGCCGGATGGAGGTCGTCCGGCTCGGCCAGGGAGTGGACGCCACCGGCCGGCTGGCGCCGGAGGCGATCGAGCGCACCCGCGTCGTGCTGGCCCAGTACGCCGCCCAGGCCCGCGAGCTGGGCGCCACCCGGGTGCGCATGGTGGCCACCAGCGCCAGCCGGGACGCCGCCAACCGCGCCGACTTCGAGTCGATGGTGCTCACCACCCTGGGGCAGCTGCCGGACGTCGTCGCCGGCGACGAGGAGGCCCGGCTGTCCGCCCTCGGCGCCACCGCCTCGCTGGACGCCGCGGTCGCCGCGCACGGGCAGCCCGCCCCGCGCCCGCCGTACCTGGTCGTCGACATCGGCGGCGGGTCGACGGAGTTCGTGCTCGGCGACGCCGGTGGCGTGCGGGCGGCCCGCTCGGTCGACGTGGGCTGCGTGCGGCTCACCGAGCGGCACCTGCACGGCGACCCGCCGTCGGCTGACGAGATCCAGCGCGCCGAGGCCGACGTCCGGGCCGCGTTGGCCGACGTCGCCGCCGCGGTCCCGGTGGGGGAGGCGGCGACACTGGTGGGCCTGGCCGGCTCGGTCACCACGGTGGCCGCGCTCGCGCTCGGGCTGCCGGTCTACGACCCGGTGGCCATCCACGGGTCGCGCATCCCGGTGTCCGCCGTCCGGTCGGTGACCGCCGGGCTGCTCACCGCCACCCGGCAGCGGCGGGCCGGGTACGCGGTCGTGCACCCGGGGCGGGTCGACGTCATCGGCGCCGGCGCGCTGGTGCTGCGGGTGCTCATGGACGCGTTCGCCCTGGACGACGTGGTCGTCAGCGAGCACGACATCCTCGACGGCATCGCCCTGCAGCTCGCGCGCCCCTGAGCGGTCAGCCCCGGGCGCGCAGGGTGCGGACCCCCTGCATGACGGTGCGGGCGACCTCCCGCGCCCGTCCGCGCAGCGCCCGCCGGGCCAGGGACAGGACGGCGGCCGAGACGCCCGAGGCGGTGACGTAGCCGCCCGACCCCAGCGGCCCCGGCCGGGCCAGCAGGACCCGCTCGGCGGTGACGTGCTCCGGGCGCCAGTGCAGCTTGTAGTCCTCGCCGCCGCGGAGGAAGGAGTACTCCGTGAGGCCCAGCCGGGCGGCGAGCTCCAGGCCGCGGCTGACCAGCAGCACCGAGGTGTCGATGTGCTGGCGCAGCTCCGGGTCGATCCCCGGGAGGTAGTAGGACAGCTGCCGGTGACCGACGAGGTGCACCTCGCTGGCCACCAGCCGGCCGTCCAGGCGGTACTCGACGACGGCGGCCTGCCCGCGGTCGACCATCGGCCCGAGGGCCGCGGCGAAGAACGTCCGGAACCGCTCGGTCAGGTGCTCCGGGTTCCCCCGCCGGCCGGCCCACTGGGCCGCGTGCAGCCGGACCAGCTCCCGGACGGCGGCCGGCACGGCGACCGGGAGCAGCTCGGTGCGCTCGATGCCCAGCCGGTCGATCTTGGTCAGCTTCCAGCGGATCTTCCCGGCCGTCTTCGCCGGGATCCGCGCCAGGACGTCGGCGACCGGCAGCACCGGCAGGTGCAGGTTCAGCGAGGAGGGGACCCGGCGGGTCCGGCCCGGCCAGGTCCGTGTCCACGCGGCGGCCGCGGAGCCGGGGAGCACCTCGGGCAGGTCGAGGACCCGCCACCCGGGTACCTGCAGGAGCGCCTCGACCAGCCGCGGCCCGGCGTCGGGCACCCGTGGGTCCAGCAGGACGTCGGTGTGGTCGCTCAGCGGGCCACCCAGTGGGGCGAGGACCGGCACCGGGCCGCGCCGGCGGCGGTACAGCGGCGCGGCGGCGACCAGCCGGTCGCCGTCCCACACCGTGACGACGGCCAGCCGCCCGTCCGGGACGTAGCCGCGGGCCCAGGCGCTGGTCCAGGCGTGCGTCAGGAAGCCGGTCGCCGTCGGCGAGCGGCGCCACAGGTCGTCCCAGGCGTCGGCCAGGGCGTCGAACCCGGCGTGGTCGCGGGTGCAGGCGGGCGGCGCGGTGCGACCCGCGCCGACCGGGACGCCGGCACCGGCTCCGGACAGTGGCGTCGTCACGTCCACGTGCACACCCCTCCCCCGTCGGCCGCGGGGGCACGGGCGCCCGGGTCGCTGGCCGGGGTCCGAGGCTAGGTCGGCGACGCAGCCCGGACGACACCCGGAGGGGGGAGGTGCGCGCAGCCGTGGACGCGGGTCAGGGTGAGGACTCGTTCAGGCCGGGCGGCAGCTTGCCGGTGAGCCGCTGGTAGGCCTCGGCGGCCCCGCGGGCGGCCACCAGTCGGCCGGCCGCCACCGCCACGCCCGACACCGCGGCCCAGGCCAGCGCCTCTCCCCAGCCCACGCCCGGCGCGGCCGGGTTCTTCGGCGGGGTGGTGCCGCGCACGGCGTACCAGGCGGCGTCGCTGAGCTTGCGGACGGCGATCCCCGCGGGGATCGCCGTGCCGCTGCTGAGCAGCTTCCAGGTCAGCGGCGGCTTCTGCTTCTTCGTCCGTGCCACCGGGGGATCATCCCGCCCCCCGGTGGAGCGGCGCGCGGCGGATGGTCTGCTGGAGACGTGGCGACCGACGCGGCTGGTTTCCCGATCACCCGGAGCCCGGCCGGGGTGGTGCGCTCCGCCCGGGGCGCCCGCGACCTGGCGGTGCTCGACGCGCGGCTGTCCGGCTGCCGCGCCTGCCCACGGCTGGTCGCCTGGCGGGAGGAGGTGGCCCGGGTGCGGCGGGCCGCCTTCCGCGACCAGGAGTACTGGGGCCGCCCGGTGCCCGGGCTCGGCCCGGCCGACGCCCGCATCGCCGTCGTCGGCCTGGCCCCGGCCGCGCACGGCGGCAACCGCACCGGCCGGGTGTTCACCGGCGACCGCAGCGGTGACTGGGTCTTCGCCGCGCTGTGGCGGGCGGGGCTGGCCAGCCAGCCGACGTCCACGCACGTCGGTGACGGCCTGGAGCTGACCGACGTGCGCGTGTGCGCCGCCGTCCGCTGCGCCCCGCCGGACAACGCCCCGACGCCCGCGGAGCGGGACACCTGCTCGCCGTGGCTGGCGCGCGAGCTCGCGCTGCTGCCCCGGCTGCGGGTGGCCGTCGTCCTCGGCGGGTTCGGCTGGTCGGCGCTGCTGCCCGTGCTCGCCCGGGCGGGGTACGCCCTGCCCCGGCCGCGGCCGGCGTTCGGGCACGGCGTCGAGGTGGACCTCAGCGGGCCGCGCGGTCCGCTCACCCTGCTGGGCAGCTACCACGTCAGCCAGCAGAACACCTTCACCGGGCGGCTGACCGAGCCGATGCTCGACGCCGTCGTCGGGCGGGCCACCGCCCTGGCCGCGACCGTGCCGGGACCGGGCCCCCGGCTCTAGGCTCTCCCCATGGCAGAGCGACCCGTGGTCCTCATCGTCGGCGGCGGTTACGTCGGGCTCTACACCGCGCTGCGGCTGCAGAAGCGCCTCTCGCACGGCCGGGCGGAGGTCGTCATCGTCGACCCGCAGCCGCACATGACCTACCAGCCGTTCCTGCCCGAGGCGGCGGCCGGCTCGGTGGAGCCCCGGCACGTCGTGGTCCCGCTGCGCCGGACGCTGCCGCGCTGCCGGGTGGTCACCGGCGCGGTCACCGGCGTGGACCACGCCAGCCGGCGGGCCCGGATCGCCCCGATCGAGGGGGAGCCCTACGAGCTCGGCTACGACGTGCTGGTCATGGCCGCGGGCTCGGTGGCCCGCACGCTGCCGATCCCCGGGCTGGCCGAGCACGGCATCGGGTTCAAGAACGTCGGCGAGGCCATCTACCTGCGCAACCACGTGCTGGCCCGGCTGGACGCGGCGAGCTCCACCGACGACCCGGAGGTCCGCCGCCGCGCGCTGACCTTCACCTTCGTCGGCGGCGGGTACGCGGGCGTGGAGGCCTTCGCCGAGCTGGAGGACATGGCCCGCTACGCGATCACGCACTACTACCCGCGGCTGTCGAGGTCCGACATGCGCTGGGTGCTGGTCGAGGCGATGGGCCGGATCCTGCCCGAGGTCGACCTGGACATGGCCGCCTGGACGGTCCGGGAGCTGACCGCGCGCGGGATGGACGTGCGGCTGAACACCCGCCTGGAGTCGGTCACCGAGGGGTGCGTGGTGCACCTCTCCGACGGCGACGAGTTCGCCAGCGACACCCTGGTGTGGACGGCGGGCACCAAGCCCAACCCGATGCTCAAGGAGACCGACCTGCCGGTCGACGAGCGCGGCCGGGTCGTCTGCGAGGCCACCCTGCAGGTGCGCGGGCTGCCCGACGCCTGGTCGGCCGGTGACCTGGCCGCCGTCCCGGACCTCACCAAGGAGACCCCCGGCGCCACCACCGCCCCGAACGCCCAGCACGCCGTCCGCCAGGCCAAGCGGCTGGCCGACAACATCGTGCTGACCCTGCGCGGGCAGGAGCCGGTGCCCTACCGGCACGCCTACGCCGGGTCGGTGGCCAGCCTCGGCCTGCACAAGGGGGTGGCGCAGGTCTACGGCGTCAAGCTCAAGGGCTGGCCGGCCTGGTTCATGCACCGCACCTACCACGTCAGCCGGGTGCCCACCTTCAACCGCAAGGCGCGGGTGGTCGCGGACTGGACGCTGGCCACGGTGTTCCGCCGCGAGGTCATCTCGCTGGGCCAGCTGCAGGACCCGCGCCGGGAGTTCGTGGAGGCGGCGAACACCGGCCGCACCGGCTCGCTGCCGCCGCCCTCGGCGGAGGACAAGGCGCAGTCGGGTCGGCTCCGGGCGAGCTGACCACCGCCCCCGTGGCCCAACTGGCAGAGGCAGGCCCCTTAAAAGGGTCCCAGTGTCGGTTCGAACCCGACCGGGGGCACCGTCCGCACGCCCGTGCGGGTCGTCACACCCCCCGTCCGGGGGTGGCGGCGGCGTCCAGGAACGCGCAGGCCACCAGGAGCGTTGACTCAGACGAGTGGGGTGCAGGACCGTGGGCCCCACGACGACCGGTCACCTCGAGGAGATGACGATGCCCAGCCACAACCCCGTGTTCGGCCGGGGGATCCCCAGCGCCGGCTCCGGCCAGCAGTCCGCCCCCTGGGGCGGCGCGCCGCAGCAGTACGGGGCCCCGCAGTACGGCTACGGGACGCAGGACCCCTACGCCGCGCCCGCGCCGTACGCGCAGTCGCCGTACGCGCCGGCCACCACCCGCTACATGACGATGGACGACGTCGTCCAGAAGACGGGCCTGTCCTTCCTGGTCACCGTCCTCTCGGCCGCCGTCACCTGGGCGGTGTTCCCGCAGTCGCTCGCGCTGGGGCTGGCCCTGCCCGCAGTGCTCGTCGCCTTCGTGCTCGGCCTGGTCATCGCGTTCAAGCAGATCGCGAACCCGGTCGCCACGCTGTCCTACGGCGCGCTGTACGGCGTCGCGCTCGGCGCCATCAGCGAGGTGTTCGCCCAGCAGTTCGGCAGCGGCATCGTCACGCAGGCGCTGATCGGCACCTTCGGTGTCTTCGCCGGCATGCTGGTCATCTACAAGACCGGCGCCATCCGGGTCACCCCCAAGCTGACCCGCTGGATCGTCGGCGCGATGTTCGGGATCCTGGCGCTGGTCCTGGTCAACCTGGTGGCGAGCTTCTTCACCCCCGGCGGCCTGGGCCTGCGTGACGGCGGCCCCCTGGCGATCGTGTTCAGCCTGGTCGTGATCGGTGTGGCGGCGTTCTCGCTGCTGCTCGACTTCGACATGGCCGACGAGGCCATCCGCCGCGGCGCCCCGGCGAAGTTCGCCTGGTACGTCGCCTTCGGCCTGCTCGTCACGGTCGTCTGGCTGTACCTGGAGATCCTGCGGCTGCTGTCCTACTTCCAGGACGAGTGACGAAGGACCTCGCTGCCCCCCACGCCTCGCACGCGCAGGCGGAGGGCCCCTACAGCGAGGCCACACCACAGCACCACACACCGGTGGCCCGGTCCCCGCGAGGGGGCCGGGCCACTGGCCTGTTCAGGAGCCGTTCCGTCGCCGTGACCATCGGCAGGTCGCTGGGGCTCGCGGCGTGTCGAGCGACCACCTGCCGATGATCACGGCCGGCGTGCGTTCAGGAGAGGCGCTCGAGCACCATCGCCATGCCCATGCCGCCGCCGACGCACATGGTCTCCAGGCCGAACGTCTGGTCCCGGGTCTGCAGGCCGTTGATCAGGGTCCCGGTGATGCGGGCGCCGGTCATGCCGAACGGGTGGCCGACCGCGATCGCCCCGCCGTGCACGTTGAGCCGGTCGATGTCGATGCCCAGGTCGCGGTAGCTGGGGATGACCTGCGCGGCGAAGGCCTCGTTGATCTCGACCAGGTCGATGTCGCCGATGGCCATCCCGGCCCGCTGCAGCGCGAGCTTGGAGGCGTCCACCGGGCCGTAGCCCATGATCTCCGGCGACAGGCCGGTGACCGCGGTGGAGACGATGCGGGCCAGCGGCGTCAGGCCGAGGTCGCGGGCCTTGGTGTCGCTCATCACGACCACCGCGGCGGCGCCGTCGTTCAGCGGGCAGGCGTTGCCCGCGGTGACCCGGCCGTCGGGGCGGAAGACCGGCTTGAGGCCGGCGACCGCCTCCAGCGTGGTGCCCGCCCGCGGGGTGTCGTCGGCGCTGACCACGGTGCCGTCGGGGGTGGTGACCGGGGTGATCTCCCGCTCCCAGAAGCCCTCGGCGATCGCCTTCTCGGCGAGGTTCTGGCTGCGGACGGCGAACTCGTCCATCTCCTGGCGGGACACGTCCTTGAGCAGCGCCAGGTTCTCCGCGGTCTGGCCCATGGCGACGTAGACGTCGGGGACGTCGCCGTGCTCGCGCGGGTCGGTCCAGGAGTCCGCGCCGCTCTCGGCGGTCTTGGCCACCCGGGCCTCGGCGTCGTCGAAGACCGGGTTCTTCGTCTCCGGCAGCGAGTCGCTGTTGCCCTTGACGAAGCGGGACACCATCTCCACGCCGGCGGAGACGAACACGTCGCCCTCCCCGGCCCGGATGGCGTGCATCGCCATCCGGGTGCTCTGCAGCGAGGAGGAGCAGTAGCGGGTGATCGTCGTCCCCGGCAGGTGGTCCATGCCGAGCAGGACGGCGACGACGCGGGCCATGTTGAAGCCCTGCTCCCCGCCGGGCAGGCCGCAGCCGAGCACCAGGTCGTCGATGTCGGTCGGGTCCAGGGCGGGCACCTGGTCCAGGGCTGCGCGGACGATGGTGGCGGTGAGGTCGTCGGGCCGCAGTTCCTTGAGCGAGCCCTTGAACGCGCGGCCGATGGGGGAGCGTGCGGTCGCGACGATGACGGCTTCGGGCATGGGTCCTCCACGATGAGGGGATCCGGCGACCCTGTCGCCGGACGTCGGGACACCGGGGAACCTACTCTCCGGTAGGTCCGGGCCCCGCGCTCACCCGAGGGGCGGTCCCGCGGCCACGTGCTCGGCCTGCTCGGGGGTCGGGAGGTCCGGCGGGCGGCGGCGGCGCAGCCGGGCCCACGGGCCACGGGGCCCGGTGTCCGAGCCGCGCACCTCGGTGGGCAGCACCTCGGTGCCGGGCTTGCCGGCCGCGCGGGCCGCGGCCCGGGCCACCGGGCGGACGGTGTCGCGGCGCAGGTTGCGCAGCCCCCGGTCGGCCGCGGCCGGCCAGACGCCCAGCGAGTCGGCGATCGAGGGCAGCAGGACGGCGGCCGCGGCGGCGTACCCGGCCGCGCTCGGGTGGAACTCGTCGGCGCTGAACAGGTCGGAGTCCTCGGCGAACGACGGGCCGAGCACCGACCCGAGGGACACGGTGCGCCCGCCGGCCTCGACGACGGCGATGGTCTGCGCCGCGGCCAGCTGCCGGCTCCACCGCCGGGCCAGCCAGCGCAGCGGCCGCCCGATCGGGCGCACGGTGCCGAGGTCCGGGCAGGTGCCCACGACGACCCGCGTGC
This window of the Geodermatophilus sp. DSM 44513 genome carries:
- a CDS encoding MazG family protein — protein: MPVALAVVVHPALGGLLDPAAWQAVSGRRPVVALPGAAAVAEALRAVGRPVDDVPDAAAAAARPDSVVALVPAGTDVDAGEVVEPAAPPGARLLDVVRVMDVLRSPGGCPWDAGQTHASLRGYLLEEAHEAYDAIVDDDPVAMREELGDVLLQVVFHARVAAEAGPDRRFTVDDVAGDLVDKLVRRHPHVFGDAGPRDVAQVEAGWEQIKKAEKQRRSPTEGVSRSQPAASWGAALVRRAARSGLPTPEPAELASAAPEELGERLLAVVAAAEQRGWDAEDALREAVRRYAGELDAAAEARAAG
- the eno gene encoding phosphopyruvate hydratase, with the protein product MPSIDAVGAREILDSRGNPTVEVEVALDDGTITRAAVPSGASTGAFEAVELRDGGERYGGKGVTRAVDGVLDVIGPELVGFDASEQRLVDQRLLDLDGTPDKSRLGANAILGVSLAVAKAAAESAGLPLFRYVGGPASHLLPVPMMNILNGGAHADSNVDVQEFMIAPIGAPTYAEALAMGTETYHALKSVLKGRGLSTGLGDEGGFAPDLPSNRDALDLIAEAVEKAGYALGTDIAFALDVAATEFHSDGGYDFEGQSRSADYLVDYYRGLVDAYPVVSIEDPLSEEDWDGWVAMTAALGDRVQIVGDDLFVTNPVRLADGIARGAANALLVKVNQIGTLTETLDAVNLAHRSGYRAMMSHRSGETEDTTIADLAVATDCGQIKTGAPARSERVAKYNQLLRIEEELDDAARYAGAAAFPRLGTAATDSVATDSAAGE
- a CDS encoding septum formation initiator family protein; translated protein: MPAGTRSGAGIRPEPRRAVRRPPRPSAPGGAPRRPLVTGRAVLLAGLVLVLLLTLAGPVRQFLAGRAELTRLAAEGTALDQRVEQLQQQLERQADPAYTARQARERLAYVLPGDRLVVVVDGEAVEGDAGTVPEPVVGELPWYEALLQSVAVADG
- a CDS encoding DUF501 domain-containing protein, translated to MSSEVSPADREVVARQLGRPPRALRAVAHRCPCGQPDVVQTSPRLEDGTPFPTTWYLTCPRASAAASRLESAGRMREWQAELGTDPELAAGYRAAHEAYLAERDALGVLPNRTTAGGMPDRVKCLHALAAHALAAGPGVNPLGDRAVAGMGEWWASGPCALPEEGR
- a CDS encoding Ppx/GppA phosphatase family protein, which translates into the protein MTRVAAIDCGTNSIRLLVADVPPEGPHTDLLRRMEVVRLGQGVDATGRLAPEAIERTRVVLAQYAAQARELGATRVRMVATSASRDAANRADFESMVLTTLGQLPDVVAGDEEARLSALGATASLDAAVAAHGQPAPRPPYLVVDIGGGSTEFVLGDAGGVRAARSVDVGCVRLTERHLHGDPPSADEIQRAEADVRAALADVAAAVPVGEAATLVGLAGSVTTVAALALGLPVYDPVAIHGSRIPVSAVRSVTAGLLTATRQRRAGYAVVHPGRVDVIGAGALVLRVLMDAFALDDVVVSEHDILDGIALQLARP
- a CDS encoding GNAT family N-acetyltransferase, with the translated sequence MDVTTPLSGAGAGVPVGAGRTAPPACTRDHAGFDALADAWDDLWRRSPTATGFLTHAWTSAWARGYVPDGRLAVVTVWDGDRLVAAAPLYRRRRGPVPVLAPLGGPLSDHTDVLLDPRVPDAGPRLVEALLQVPGWRVLDLPEVLPGSAAAAWTRTWPGRTRRVPSSLNLHLPVLPVADVLARIPAKTAGKIRWKLTKIDRLGIERTELLPVAVPAAVRELVRLHAAQWAGRRGNPEHLTERFRTFFAAALGPMVDRGQAAVVEYRLDGRLVASEVHLVGHRQLSYYLPGIDPELRQHIDTSVLLVSRGLELAARLGLTEYSFLRGGEDYKLHWRPEHVTAERVLLARPGPLGSGGYVTASGVSAAVLSLARRALRGRAREVARTVMQGVRTLRARG
- a CDS encoding DUF4235 domain-containing protein, with the translated sequence MARTKKQKPPLTWKLLSSGTAIPAGIAVRKLSDAAWYAVRGTTPPKNPAAPGVGWGEALAWAAVSGVAVAAGRLVAARGAAEAYQRLTGKLPPGLNESSP
- a CDS encoding uracil-DNA glycosylase yields the protein MATDAAGFPITRSPAGVVRSARGARDLAVLDARLSGCRACPRLVAWREEVARVRRAAFRDQEYWGRPVPGLGPADARIAVVGLAPAAHGGNRTGRVFTGDRSGDWVFAALWRAGLASQPTSTHVGDGLELTDVRVCAAVRCAPPDNAPTPAERDTCSPWLARELALLPRLRVAVVLGGFGWSALLPVLARAGYALPRPRPAFGHGVEVDLSGPRGPLTLLGSYHVSQQNTFTGRLTEPMLDAVVGRATALAATVPGPGPRL
- a CDS encoding NAD(P)/FAD-dependent oxidoreductase, with translation MAERPVVLIVGGGYVGLYTALRLQKRLSHGRAEVVIVDPQPHMTYQPFLPEAAAGSVEPRHVVVPLRRTLPRCRVVTGAVTGVDHASRRARIAPIEGEPYELGYDVLVMAAGSVARTLPIPGLAEHGIGFKNVGEAIYLRNHVLARLDAASSTDDPEVRRRALTFTFVGGGYAGVEAFAELEDMARYAITHYYPRLSRSDMRWVLVEAMGRILPEVDLDMAAWTVRELTARGMDVRLNTRLESVTEGCVVHLSDGDEFASDTLVWTAGTKPNPMLKETDLPVDERGRVVCEATLQVRGLPDAWSAGDLAAVPDLTKETPGATTAPNAQHAVRQAKRLADNIVLTLRGQEPVPYRHAYAGSVASLGLHKGVAQVYGVKLKGWPAWFMHRTYHVSRVPTFNRKARVVADWTLATVFRREVISLGQLQDPRREFVEAANTGRTGSLPPPSAEDKAQSGRLRAS
- a CDS encoding Bax inhibitor-1/YccA family protein — translated: MGPTTTGHLEEMTMPSHNPVFGRGIPSAGSGQQSAPWGGAPQQYGAPQYGYGTQDPYAAPAPYAQSPYAPATTRYMTMDDVVQKTGLSFLVTVLSAAVTWAVFPQSLALGLALPAVLVAFVLGLVIAFKQIANPVATLSYGALYGVALGAISEVFAQQFGSGIVTQALIGTFGVFAGMLVIYKTGAIRVTPKLTRWIVGAMFGILALVLVNLVASFFTPGGLGLRDGGPLAIVFSLVVIGVAAFSLLLDFDMADEAIRRGAPAKFAWYVAFGLLVTVVWLYLEILRLLSYFQDE
- a CDS encoding acetyl-CoA C-acetyltransferase — protein: MPEAVIVATARSPIGRAFKGSLKELRPDDLTATIVRAALDQVPALDPTDIDDLVLGCGLPGGEQGFNMARVVAVLLGMDHLPGTTITRYCSSSLQSTRMAMHAIRAGEGDVFVSAGVEMVSRFVKGNSDSLPETKNPVFDDAEARVAKTAESGADSWTDPREHGDVPDVYVAMGQTAENLALLKDVSRQEMDEFAVRSQNLAEKAIAEGFWEREITPVTTPDGTVVSADDTPRAGTTLEAVAGLKPVFRPDGRVTAGNACPLNDGAAAVVVMSDTKARDLGLTPLARIVSTAVTGLSPEIMGYGPVDASKLALQRAGMAIGDIDLVEINEAFAAQVIPSYRDLGIDIDRLNVHGGAIAVGHPFGMTGARITGTLINGLQTRDQTFGLETMCVGGGMGMAMVLERLS
- a CDS encoding SGNH/GDSL hydrolase family protein produces the protein MTRATTTWRLATGAAYGGGGLGLAGAGVLAVLRQQARSARRHVESRTVRVPPPGGAGVYGRWQRGRRRPIVLAVLGDSTAAGLGVERAAQTPGVLLAAALSELAERPVRLVPLAVSGARSSQLDAQVEQALPQHPDVALVMIGANDVVSRTSPTVSVRHLQDAVARLTEAGTRVVVGTCPDLGTVRPIGRPLRWLARRWSRQLAAAQTIAVVEAGGRTVSLGSVLGPSFAEDSDLFSADEFHPSAAGYAAAAAVLLPSIADSLGVWPAAADRGLRNLRRDTVRPVARAAARAAGKPGTEVLPTEVRGSDTGPRGPWARLRRRRPPDLPTPEQAEHVAAGPPLG